A window of the Rhodoferax sp. GW822-FHT02A01 genome harbors these coding sequences:
- a CDS encoding S41 family peptidase — MGQKLKITGWIAVGALAGALTTVSLQTVARSAMAPLPLEELQQLAAVFGMIKSDYVEPVDEKKLITDAIAGMVSSLDPHSQYFDKKSFKEFKEGTSGKFVGVGIEITQEDGLVKVVSPIEDSPAFRAGLKPNDLITKIDDTAVKGLSMNEAVKRMRGEPATKVVLTIYRKDENRTFPVTIIREEIKQQSVRGKLVEPGYAWIRLNQFQERTVDDFVRKVNEIYHQDPKIKGFVLDLRNDPGGLLNAAVAISAAFLPEDVTVVSTNGQTPESKQVLKATPADFRGIPGADAIKTLPPELKKVPLVVLVNEGSASASEIVAGALQDHKRATLMGSQTFGKGSVQTFRALGPDTGLKITTSRYYTPSGRSIQAKGIVPDVMVDETEEGSPYAVLRMREADYDKHLTSGQGEEKKDPEREKARDEALKRLEEESRKPVSERKAPEFGSDKDFQLMQAINQLKGKPVLVSKTMVERKEEQKEE, encoded by the coding sequence ATGGGTCAAAAATTGAAAATCACCGGATGGATAGCCGTCGGCGCGCTCGCGGGTGCGCTGACAACTGTGTCCCTGCAGACGGTTGCGCGGAGTGCCATGGCGCCGCTACCACTGGAAGAGTTGCAGCAACTCGCCGCGGTATTTGGCATGATCAAGAGTGATTATGTGGAGCCGGTGGACGAGAAGAAACTGATCACCGACGCCATCGCTGGCATGGTCTCCAGCCTGGATCCGCATTCGCAATATTTTGACAAGAAGTCCTTCAAGGAATTCAAGGAAGGCACCTCCGGCAAGTTCGTAGGCGTAGGCATCGAGATCACCCAGGAAGACGGTTTGGTCAAGGTGGTCTCGCCCATTGAGGACTCCCCTGCCTTCCGCGCCGGCCTCAAGCCCAATGACCTGATTACCAAGATTGACGATACCGCCGTCAAGGGCCTGAGCATGAATGAGGCGGTCAAGCGTATGCGTGGCGAGCCTGCCACCAAGGTGGTACTCACGATTTACCGCAAAGATGAGAACCGCACGTTCCCGGTGACCATCATCCGCGAAGAAATCAAGCAGCAGTCGGTGCGCGGTAAGCTGGTGGAACCCGGCTATGCCTGGATTCGGTTGAACCAGTTCCAGGAACGTACCGTGGACGACTTTGTGCGCAAGGTCAACGAGATCTACCACCAGGACCCCAAGATCAAGGGCTTTGTGCTGGACTTGCGCAACGACCCCGGCGGTTTGCTCAATGCGGCCGTAGCGATCTCGGCGGCCTTTCTTCCCGAAGACGTGACCGTGGTTTCGACCAACGGGCAGACGCCTGAAAGCAAGCAGGTGCTCAAGGCCACGCCGGCAGACTTCCGTGGCATTCCCGGTGCGGATGCCATCAAGACACTGCCGCCTGAGCTGAAGAAAGTGCCTTTGGTGGTTTTGGTGAACGAAGGCTCGGCCTCCGCCAGTGAAATCGTGGCTGGCGCCTTGCAGGACCACAAGCGGGCCACCCTGATGGGCAGCCAGACCTTTGGCAAGGGCTCGGTGCAGACCTTCCGCGCCCTGGGGCCTGACACGGGACTGAAGATCACCACTTCACGTTACTACACACCGAGCGGACGCTCGATTCAGGCCAAGGGCATTGTCCCTGACGTCATGGTGGACGAAACCGAAGAAGGCAGCCCTTACGCCGTGCTGCGCATGCGCGAAGCGGATTACGACAAGCACCTGACCAGTGGCCAGGGCGAGGAAAAGAAAGATCCGGAACGGGAAAAGGCCAGGGACGAGGCACTCAAGCGCCTGGAAGAGGAGTCGCGCAAGCCAGTCTCCGAGCGCAAGGCTCCCGAGTTCGGCTCCGATAAGGACTTCCAGTTGATGCAGGCCATCAACCAGCTCAAGGGCAAGCCTGTACTGGTCAGCAAGACCATGGTCGAACGCAAGGAAGAGCAGAAAGAAGAGTAA
- a CDS encoding GGDEF domain-containing protein, which yields MASSPPAPLLALDQLRLDDAKALLDRDSAVALPSPTASPLEYLQGVIDGLCELSLKDPLTGLSNRRHFRSVLDRTTEMVARSGDPALLLMVDIDHFKSVNDTHGHQAGDQVLQAVAMALAKCVRPMDTLSRYGGEEFAVVLPNCHTFFGGTVAERIRQTIQNMPIELASGQVLNITVSIGGAYAPEWVRSTAALWTERADVQLYRAKREGRNRVFLDTQQEIFVSAEEKNMLFGHLSLGDPAWIEAGTGEVSASGTGQRVN from the coding sequence GTGGCATCTTCCCCTCCCGCACCCCTTTTAGCGTTAGATCAATTGCGTCTCGATGACGCAAAAGCGCTTTTGGATCGGGACAGTGCGGTCGCCTTGCCCTCCCCTACCGCCTCACCCTTGGAATATCTTCAGGGAGTGATCGATGGTTTGTGCGAACTGTCGCTCAAGGACCCACTGACCGGATTGTCCAATCGGCGCCACTTCCGCTCGGTGCTGGACCGAACAACCGAGATGGTGGCACGCTCAGGTGATCCGGCGCTGCTATTGATGGTGGACATAGACCACTTCAAAAGCGTAAATGACACCCATGGTCACCAAGCTGGAGATCAGGTTCTACAGGCCGTGGCCATGGCGCTGGCCAAGTGCGTGCGCCCCATGGATACTTTGTCGCGCTACGGTGGTGAAGAATTTGCCGTGGTACTGCCGAATTGCCATACCTTCTTTGGTGGCACGGTCGCGGAGCGGATCCGCCAGACCATTCAGAACATGCCGATAGAACTGGCTTCCGGCCAGGTACTCAATATCACCGTCAGTATTGGAGGCGCATACGCCCCGGAATGGGTGCGCTCCACTGCAGCGCTTTGGACCGAGCGTGCCGACGTGCAGCTGTACCGGGCCAAGCGGGAGGGACGCAATCGTGTGTTCCTGGATACCCAGCAGGAAATTTTTGTCAGTGCCGAAGAAAAAAATATGTTGTTTGGACATCTGTCGTTGGGTGACCCGGCGTGGATTGAAGCTGGAACGGGTGAAGTTTCAGCGAGTGGTACGGGGCAAAGGGTTAATTGA
- a CDS encoding BLUF domain-containing protein, giving the protein MLVRLLYASRATDPACSAVEEILAHCRQFNPISGITGILCYGGGIFLQAIEGGRMAVNDLYGHIQKDPRHKDVVLLHYEEINERRFGGWTMGQVNMAKVNASILLKYAEKPELDPYSVSGSVSLALLEELMATASIMGRA; this is encoded by the coding sequence ATGTTGGTCCGCTTGTTGTATGCCAGTCGTGCTACTGACCCTGCTTGCAGCGCAGTAGAGGAAATCCTGGCGCATTGCCGCCAGTTCAATCCCATCAGCGGAATCACCGGGATCCTGTGTTACGGCGGCGGCATCTTCTTGCAGGCCATCGAAGGCGGACGCATGGCGGTCAATGACCTTTACGGACACATCCAGAAAGACCCTCGCCACAAGGACGTGGTGCTGCTGCACTACGAGGAAATCAATGAGCGCCGTTTTGGCGGCTGGACCATGGGGCAGGTCAACATGGCCAAGGTCAATGCCAGCATCCTGCTCAAGTACGCAGAGAAGCCTGAACTCGACCCGTATTCCGTTTCGGGCTCCGTATCTCTGGCCTTGCTGGAAGAACTGATGGCTACTGCTTCCATCATGGGCCGGGCCTGA
- the folE gene encoding GTP cyclohydrolase I — protein sequence MNPTDAEEGIPVSVKIRERILAARKRFNANDNIAAFVEPGELALLLDEVEEKMKGVLSSLVIDTESDHNTDNTARRVAKMYVNEVFRGRYVEAPTITEFPNAEHLNELMIVGPITVRSACSHHFCPVIGKIWIGVMPNEHTNVIGLSKYARLAEWIMGRPQIQEEAVVQLADLIQQKTQPDGLAIVMEASHYCMAWRGVKDMDSKMINSVMRGVFLKDPNLRREFLSLIPRKG from the coding sequence ATGAACCCAACTGATGCCGAAGAGGGGATCCCGGTTTCCGTCAAGATCCGCGAGCGCATTCTGGCCGCGCGCAAGCGCTTCAATGCCAATGACAATATTGCTGCGTTCGTAGAGCCGGGTGAGCTGGCGCTTCTGCTGGACGAAGTGGAAGAGAAGATGAAGGGTGTGCTCAGCAGCCTGGTCATCGATACCGAGTCAGACCACAACACCGACAACACCGCGCGCCGCGTGGCCAAGATGTACGTGAACGAAGTGTTCCGTGGCCGTTACGTGGAGGCGCCCACGATTACCGAGTTCCCCAATGCGGAACACCTCAATGAGCTGATGATTGTTGGGCCCATCACGGTGCGCAGCGCTTGCAGTCACCATTTCTGTCCTGTGATCGGCAAGATCTGGATTGGCGTCATGCCCAACGAGCACACCAATGTCATTGGACTGTCCAAGTACGCGCGTTTGGCCGAATGGATCATGGGCCGTCCACAGATCCAGGAAGAAGCGGTCGTGCAACTGGCCGACCTGATCCAGCAAAAAACCCAACCCGATGGTCTCGCGATTGTCATGGAAGCCAGCCACTACTGCATGGCCTGGCGCGGGGTGAAGGATATGGATAGCAAGATGATCAACTCCGTGATGCGCGGAGTGTTCCTCAAAGACCCTAATCTGCGTCGTGAATTCCTGTCCCTGATCCCTCGGAAAGGCTGA
- the nudB gene encoding dihydroneopterin triphosphate diphosphatase: protein MAPTFKIAQSVLVVIYTPQLDVLLIRRADTPEDFWQSVTGSKDAPEHSYEATAIREVGEETGIDCSQGTTLYAGLQDWGLENVYSIYPRWLHRYAPGTVHNTERVFGLRVPAGTPVRLSPREHTDYQWLPYQEAASLCFSPSNAEAILTLPRFAVPLLTPNRIPRAEP from the coding sequence ATGGCCCCAACATTCAAGATTGCGCAGTCGGTTCTGGTGGTGATCTACACGCCGCAGTTGGACGTGTTGTTGATACGTCGCGCGGATACGCCGGAAGATTTCTGGCAGTCCGTCACCGGTTCCAAAGATGCGCCCGAGCACAGCTATGAGGCCACAGCCATCCGTGAAGTGGGCGAGGAAACTGGCATAGACTGCTCGCAAGGTACAACCCTGTACGCGGGTTTGCAGGACTGGGGGCTGGAGAATGTGTACAGCATTTACCCCCGCTGGTTGCACCGCTACGCTCCAGGCACCGTGCACAACACCGAACGGGTGTTTGGCCTGCGCGTCCCGGCTGGAACACCTGTGCGACTGAGCCCGCGAGAGCATACGGATTACCAGTGGTTGCCTTATCAGGAAGCCGCCTCCTTGTGTTTTTCGCCATCCAATGCCGAGGCGATTCTGACGCTGCCGCGCTTTGCGGTCCCGCTACTGACACCCAACCGTATACCAAGGGCTGAGCCATGA
- the clsB gene encoding cardiolipin synthase ClsB yields the protein MQLLVSGQQFFPALIEAIEAALQEVRFETYIFHEDDAGESVLGALERAARRGVAVYLVMDGIGTPQIPKTWQERLNASGVRWQQFSPLGNFGMLIPGRWRRLHRKLCVVDCALAFCGGINVLDDFFELNHGRQPTPRFDFAVQVRGPLVKQVHAVMEQFWSRLQVTRQIERGQFGDARREFEHMGGRPGADGLARAQDKGDGDVHAGLLLRDNVRNRRRIERAYRQAIAHAKSEVLIANAYFMPGVKLRRALVHAVQRGVQVRLLLQGRYEFFMQFHAAKPFYGAMLDAGVEIHEYQAGFLHAKVAVIDGKWATVGSSNLDPLSLLLAREANVVVSDAAFAQNLRGHLNDAIQRHSSQLDKARFEHRPLWQRLKDRAAYTVMRLTLFLSGKDY from the coding sequence GTGCAGTTGCTGGTAAGCGGGCAGCAGTTCTTCCCGGCGCTGATCGAAGCGATAGAGGCGGCGCTACAGGAAGTGCGCTTTGAGACCTACATCTTTCACGAAGACGATGCAGGAGAGTCCGTCCTGGGTGCCCTGGAGCGGGCTGCGCGACGTGGAGTGGCGGTGTATCTGGTGATGGATGGCATCGGCACACCCCAGATACCGAAGACCTGGCAGGAGCGCCTGAACGCCAGCGGTGTGCGCTGGCAACAGTTCTCGCCGTTGGGAAACTTCGGCATGCTGATCCCCGGTCGCTGGAGGCGCCTGCACCGCAAGCTGTGCGTGGTGGATTGTGCATTGGCCTTCTGTGGTGGCATCAATGTGCTGGATGACTTCTTCGAACTCAACCATGGTCGCCAGCCCACGCCGCGATTCGATTTTGCGGTCCAGGTCCGCGGTCCTCTGGTGAAGCAGGTTCATGCTGTCATGGAGCAGTTTTGGAGCCGTCTGCAGGTCACGCGGCAAATTGAGCGCGGTCAGTTCGGCGATGCGCGGCGCGAGTTCGAACACATGGGCGGCAGGCCGGGGGCGGACGGGCTCGCACGTGCCCAAGACAAAGGGGATGGCGATGTGCATGCCGGACTTCTGCTGCGCGATAACGTGCGCAACCGCAGACGCATTGAGCGTGCCTACCGACAGGCCATTGCCCACGCCAAATCAGAAGTCCTGATTGCCAACGCCTACTTCATGCCCGGCGTCAAATTGCGCCGAGCCCTGGTGCACGCCGTGCAGCGCGGCGTGCAAGTGCGGTTGCTGCTGCAGGGGCGCTATGAATTCTTCATGCAATTCCACGCCGCCAAGCCGTTCTACGGCGCCATGCTGGACGCGGGAGTGGAAATCCATGAATACCAGGCCGGCTTTCTGCACGCCAAGGTTGCTGTCATCGATGGCAAATGGGCGACAGTGGGTTCGTCGAATCTGGACCCTTTGAGTCTGCTGTTGGCCAGGGAAGCCAATGTGGTGGTTTCCGATGCGGCATTCGCGCAAAACCTGCGTGGGCACCTGAACGATGCGATTCAACGCCATAGCTCCCAATTGGACAAAGCCCGGTTTGAGCACCGGCCACTGTGGCAGCGACTGAAGGACCGCGCGGCCTACACCGTGATGCGCCTGACCCTGTTCCTGAGCGGCAAAGACTACTAA
- a CDS encoding MinD/ParA family protein: MSDAVIPSAEEGALPEVPLTPLGKVVAVTSGKGGVGKTFVSANLAAALAKRGLRVLVLDADLGLANLDVVLNLYPKITLHDVFTGKAKIEEAIIKAPGGFSVLLAGSGMVEYSRLTPEVRGDFLKIMSSMVPHYDIVLLDTGAGISDVVLFAVSLASEVIVVATPEPTSLTDAYATIKVLVGQQKRQNIRMVINQTARLGDGRAITVQLQQVLDRFVTTEPGRPIKLVHMGDIPADPSVRQAVMRRQLLIQSAPGCAASLAITQLAQKIQETVIPRI, from the coding sequence ATGTCTGATGCTGTAATTCCGAGCGCTGAAGAAGGCGCTTTACCGGAGGTGCCCCTGACCCCATTGGGCAAGGTGGTGGCCGTGACCAGCGGCAAGGGCGGCGTGGGCAAGACTTTTGTTTCCGCCAACCTGGCTGCTGCATTGGCCAAACGCGGCTTGCGCGTGTTGGTGCTGGACGCCGACTTGGGACTGGCCAATCTGGATGTAGTGCTCAACCTGTACCCCAAGATTACGCTGCATGACGTGTTCACAGGCAAGGCCAAGATTGAAGAGGCCATCATCAAGGCGCCCGGCGGTTTCTCCGTGCTTCTGGCAGGCTCAGGCATGGTGGAGTATTCGCGCCTGACTCCGGAAGTGCGTGGCGATTTCCTGAAGATCATGTCCAGCATGGTGCCGCACTACGATATCGTGCTGCTGGACACCGGTGCCGGTATCTCCGACGTAGTCCTGTTTGCCGTATCCCTGGCCTCCGAGGTGATTGTTGTTGCAACGCCCGAACCCACCTCACTTACGGACGCATACGCCACCATCAAGGTATTGGTGGGACAGCAAAAGCGCCAGAACATCCGCATGGTGATCAACCAAACAGCTCGCTTGGGCGACGGCCGTGCCATCACCGTGCAATTGCAGCAGGTGCTGGACCGCTTCGTTACGACCGAACCAGGGCGCCCCATCAAGCTGGTGCACATGGGTGATATCCCGGCGGATCCATCGGTGCGTCAGGCCGTCATGCGCAGGCAGTTGCTGATCCAGTCCGCCCCCGGTTGCGCCGCGTCGCTAGCCATTACGCAATTGGCCCAGAAGATTCAGGAAACGGTGATTCCTCGCATCTGA
- a CDS encoding EamA family transporter has translation MPFSALVLVVLAGLVHAFWNIAAKKANGDVRFAFFISAVTVVIWLPVGAFLGWQQLPAWGLAAWMGAVASGLIHVAYFVVLLRGYRKADLTVVYPLARGSGPMVSSLVAIALFGEKVSVLGLSGIAVVGLGVFLIAGGPGIWRNAHDAEQRARTRKGIVYGLLTGLTIASYTVVDGYSIKALLLSPMLLFYMSSFTQTVLLAPTVWRDRQQTRQHWQKQWKYALIVGAVSPVSYVMVLYALQIAPMSHVAPAREVSMLFAALLGGHLLGEGDRLARLTGAACIGLGVVALSLG, from the coding sequence ATGCCTTTTTCCGCCCTGGTTCTGGTCGTCCTGGCAGGGCTGGTTCACGCGTTCTGGAATATCGCCGCCAAGAAGGCCAATGGCGACGTCCGCTTTGCTTTCTTCATCTCCGCAGTAACCGTGGTGATCTGGTTGCCCGTGGGCGCGTTTCTGGGCTGGCAACAATTGCCTGCTTGGGGACTAGCGGCGTGGATGGGAGCTGTTGCCAGCGGACTGATCCACGTGGCCTATTTTGTCGTACTGTTGCGCGGCTATCGCAAGGCGGACCTGACGGTTGTCTACCCATTGGCGCGCGGTTCCGGGCCCATGGTTTCCTCTTTGGTAGCCATAGCGCTGTTTGGTGAAAAGGTTTCTGTTCTGGGGCTGTCCGGCATTGCCGTGGTGGGACTGGGTGTCTTTCTGATTGCGGGTGGCCCCGGTATCTGGCGCAACGCCCATGACGCTGAGCAGCGCGCCCGTACCCGCAAAGGCATTGTCTATGGGCTGCTCACGGGCTTGACCATAGCCAGCTACACCGTGGTGGATGGCTATTCCATCAAGGCCTTGCTGCTGTCTCCCATGCTGCTGTTCTACATGTCCAGTTTCACGCAGACGGTGCTGCTGGCGCCGACCGTATGGAGGGACCGGCAGCAGACGCGCCAGCATTGGCAGAAGCAGTGGAAATATGCGCTGATCGTAGGGGCCGTCAGTCCGGTGTCTTATGTGATGGTGCTGTACGCGCTGCAGATAGCGCCCATGAGCCATGTGGCACCGGCCAGGGAAGTGTCCATGCTGTTTGCCGCCTTGCTGGGCGGCCATTTGTTGGGCGAGGGGGATCGTTTGGCACGCCTGACAGGGGCCGCCTGCATCGGTTTGGGCGTGGTTGCCCTATCCCTGGGGTAG
- a CDS encoding endonuclease/exonuclease/phosphatase family protein, with product MTRIRVATYNIHKGVQGLGPNRRLEIHNLGLAVEQFDADIVCLQEVRKIHNRGATYFEHWPQQPQADYLAPEGYHAVYRTNAVTRHGEHGNAMLSRWPVLGHQHEDMSDHRFEQRGLLHAEVEVDGHHIHVVVVHLGLIRGSRVRQMAQLARYIARDIPQHDPVIVAGDFNDWGAILTRPMATVGLHAGGLPQTSTFPARLPIVQFDHVFVRGMTPLSHHVPRGRIWWRMSDHLPLIAEFELMDQHG from the coding sequence ATGACACGTATCCGGGTTGCCACCTACAACATCCACAAGGGCGTTCAGGGGCTTGGCCCCAACCGCCGTCTGGAAATCCACAACCTGGGATTGGCGGTGGAGCAGTTCGACGCAGACATCGTTTGCCTGCAGGAGGTGCGCAAGATCCATAACCGGGGTGCCACCTATTTCGAGCACTGGCCACAACAACCCCAGGCAGACTACCTGGCACCCGAGGGATACCATGCCGTCTACCGCACCAATGCCGTTACCCGGCACGGAGAGCATGGCAATGCCATGCTGTCGCGCTGGCCGGTCCTGGGGCACCAGCACGAGGACATGTCAGACCATCGGTTCGAACAACGCGGACTGCTGCATGCCGAAGTGGAAGTGGACGGTCATCACATCCATGTGGTGGTGGTGCATCTCGGGCTGATACGCGGTAGCCGCGTGCGCCAGATGGCACAACTGGCCCGCTATATCGCTCGCGACATCCCTCAGCACGATCCGGTCATCGTCGCCGGTGACTTCAACGACTGGGGGGCCATATTGACCAGGCCCATGGCAACCGTGGGGCTCCACGCTGGTGGCTTGCCGCAAACGTCCACGTTTCCGGCACGACTGCCCATCGTGCAATTCGACCACGTGTTCGTGCGTGGCATGACGCCGCTGTCCCACCATGTTCCGCGTGGCCGTATCTGGTGGCGCATGTCGGATCACCTTCCTTTGATCGCAGAGTTTGAGTTGATGGACCAGCACGGGTGA
- the moeB gene encoding molybdopterin-synthase adenylyltransferase MoeB, with the protein MQDEELLRYSRHILLDDIGIEGQERIRAAHALVIGAGGLGSPVAMYLACAGVGTITVTDDDTVDLTNLQRQIAHRTESVGTPKVASLKNTLQALNPHTQVNAMQTRVDAKALDALVQHADVVLDCCDNFKTRQAVNAACVQHRKPLVSGAAIQFDGQISVYDSGQADAPCYACIFPPEATFEEVRCSTMGVFAPLVGIIGSMQAAEALKLIVGIGRSLQGRLLMLDGRAMEWNEIRMPRNPTCPVCGTSPSKQELAGEHAA; encoded by the coding sequence ATGCAGGACGAAGAGCTGCTGCGCTATTCGCGGCATATCCTGCTCGATGACATCGGTATCGAGGGTCAGGAGCGGATTCGTGCCGCACACGCATTGGTCATCGGTGCCGGTGGGCTGGGTTCCCCGGTTGCGATGTACCTGGCCTGCGCAGGAGTGGGCACTATCACGGTCACGGACGACGACACGGTGGACCTGACCAATCTGCAACGTCAAATTGCCCACCGGACCGAGTCGGTCGGAACGCCCAAGGTTGCGTCACTCAAGAACACCTTGCAAGCGCTCAATCCGCACACGCAGGTCAACGCAATGCAAACCCGAGTCGACGCCAAGGCGCTTGACGCACTGGTTCAGCATGCCGACGTCGTACTGGACTGCTGTGACAACTTCAAGACGCGCCAAGCCGTCAACGCCGCATGTGTCCAACATCGCAAGCCGCTGGTTTCTGGAGCCGCCATTCAATTCGATGGACAGATCAGCGTATATGACTCAGGTCAAGCAGATGCCCCTTGTTACGCCTGCATCTTTCCACCGGAAGCCACCTTCGAGGAAGTTCGATGTTCCACCATGGGCGTGTTTGCTCCCTTGGTCGGAATCATTGGCTCCATGCAGGCTGCAGAGGCACTCAAATTGATCGTTGGAATCGGACGCAGCCTACAGGGCCGCTTGCTGATGCTGGACGGGCGTGCCATGGAATGGAATGAAATCCGCATGCCGCGCAATCCGACTTGTCCGGTTTGTGGTACGAGCCCATCAAAGCAGGAACTGGCGGGGGAACACGCTGCATAA
- a CDS encoding DUF429 domain-containing protein, whose translation MVQLLGCDFSSSPSPRKPIVVAWGRVQGARVQLVELEQLASLQAFSDMLVREPAWVGGFDLPFGLPRELVETLGWPLEWQDCMHHYASLSRAEIRDLFAGFCNARPVGGKFAHRATDRPALSSPSMKWVNPPVAYMLHAGVPRLLDAGVYLPGLQSLSAAKERVALEAYPGLLAREILGSRSYKSDDRAKQTAERLIARKDLINALELGQTRLGLRLKLSHAQRDTLIADASGDSLDATLCLVQAAWAQHQHSQGKPLYGLPPDLDPLEGWILSA comes from the coding sequence ATGGTGCAGTTACTGGGGTGCGATTTTTCCAGTAGTCCGAGCCCGCGAAAACCCATTGTGGTGGCGTGGGGCAGGGTGCAAGGCGCTCGTGTTCAACTGGTGGAACTGGAGCAACTGGCGAGCTTGCAGGCTTTTTCGGACATGCTGGTTCGCGAGCCCGCCTGGGTGGGAGGCTTTGATCTGCCTTTCGGTCTGCCGCGTGAGCTGGTTGAAACCTTGGGCTGGCCTCTGGAATGGCAGGACTGCATGCACCACTATGCAAGCCTGAGCCGTGCCGAAATCCGCGACCTGTTTGCGGGCTTTTGCAATGCGCGACCTGTGGGCGGGAAGTTCGCACACCGTGCCACCGACAGGCCGGCACTCAGCAGTCCATCCATGAAATGGGTGAATCCGCCGGTCGCCTACATGCTGCACGCGGGCGTGCCCCGGTTGCTCGACGCGGGAGTTTATCTGCCGGGACTGCAGTCTCTGAGTGCTGCGAAAGAACGTGTGGCGTTGGAGGCCTACCCCGGCCTGCTGGCTCGCGAAATACTCGGAAGCCGCAGTTACAAGAGTGACGATCGCGCCAAGCAAACAGCAGAGCGACTGATTGCCCGCAAGGACCTGATCAACGCATTGGAGCTGGGGCAAACGCGGTTGGGTCTGCGATTGAAGCTGAGCCATGCCCAACGCGATACGCTGATTGCGGATGCCAGTGGCGATAGTCTGGATGCAACGCTGTGCCTGGTGCAGGCGGCGTGGGCGCAGCACCAGCATAGCCAGGGAAAACCGTTGTATGGCTTGCCGCCGGACCTGGATCCATTGGAGGGCTGGATATTAAGTGCCTGA